In Pseudomonas nunensis, a single window of DNA contains:
- a CDS encoding circularly permuted type 2 ATP-grasp protein, producing the protein MPDLLDRYPLTAGTYHELLDDSGAVRPHWRRLFDQLQRSTPTQLVQRQALLTRQIQENGVTYNVYADPKGADRPWELDLLPHVIAADEWQQLSAGIAQRARLLNAVLADLYGPQRLIAEGLLPAELVFGHNNFLWPCQGISPPDGAFLHLYAVDLARTPDGRWWVTADRTQAPSGAGYALENRTIVSRAFPELYRDLKVQHLAGFFRTLQETLARQAPSDDEAPLIVLLTPGRFNESYFEHLYLARQLGYPLVEGGDLTVRDATVYLKTLSGLRRVHAIMRRLDDDFCDPLELRTDSALGVPGLLEAVRQGRVLVANALGSGVLESPGLLGFLPRINQFLFGEELILPSIATWWCGEAPVLAQALEKLPELLIKPAFPSQSFAPVFGRDLSEKQRQALAERMQARPYAYVAQELAQLSQAPIWQAEDGQLQPRAIGMRVYAVASRDGYRVLPGGLTRVAAEADAEVVSMQRGGASKDTWVLGERAPSGEQWKTRRTIGVHDLVRRDPYLPSRVVENLFWFGRYCERCDDSARLLRVMLARYVDGDDPQALEAAVDLGERLNLLPEEGELPERLLAALLGDDWPFSLRSNLQRLQWAASQVRGKLSRENWQALVELQREAMELETEEPDFGELLDFLNRLVMSLAALSGFALDDMTRDEGWRFLMIGRRIERLQFLSSSLAAFLRGAGAFDQAGLEWLLELGNSSITYRSRYLAVAQLIPVLDLLLLDEQNPHAVLFQLKLVTRTLKRLNDDFGAPREAGLPRLVERLMHFDLGCLENSLFGEASVHAAVEGLADLLQEIADASGQVSDRLALRHFAHVDDVSQRTVSV; encoded by the coding sequence ATGCCTGACCTGCTTGACCGCTACCCGCTGACGGCGGGGACTTATCACGAACTGCTCGACGACAGCGGCGCGGTGCGCCCGCACTGGCGTCGGCTGTTCGACCAATTGCAGCGCAGCACCCCGACGCAACTGGTGCAGCGCCAGGCGTTGCTGACCCGGCAAATCCAGGAAAACGGCGTGACCTACAACGTCTACGCCGACCCCAAGGGCGCCGATCGTCCGTGGGAACTGGACCTGTTGCCCCATGTGATTGCTGCCGATGAGTGGCAGCAACTGTCCGCCGGGATTGCCCAGCGGGCGCGCTTGCTCAACGCGGTACTGGCGGACCTGTATGGCCCACAGCGTCTGATCGCCGAAGGGCTGCTGCCGGCCGAACTGGTGTTCGGGCACAACAATTTCCTGTGGCCGTGTCAGGGGATTTCTCCGCCTGACGGCGCCTTTCTGCACCTGTACGCCGTGGACCTGGCGCGCACCCCGGACGGTCGCTGGTGGGTGACGGCGGACCGGACCCAGGCGCCGTCCGGTGCCGGTTATGCGCTGGAAAACCGCACCATCGTGTCTCGGGCGTTTCCCGAGTTGTACCGTGATTTGAAGGTGCAGCACCTCGCCGGGTTTTTCCGCACCTTGCAGGAAACCCTGGCCCGCCAGGCACCGAGTGACGATGAAGCACCGCTGATCGTGCTGCTGACGCCGGGGCGGTTCAACGAAAGCTATTTCGAACATTTGTACCTCGCACGCCAGCTCGGTTATCCGCTGGTGGAGGGCGGCGACCTGACGGTGCGCGACGCTACCGTCTACCTGAAAACCTTGAGCGGCCTGCGCCGGGTGCACGCGATCATGCGGCGCCTCGACGATGACTTCTGCGACCCTCTGGAACTGCGCACCGACTCGGCCCTCGGCGTGCCGGGTTTGCTGGAGGCCGTGCGTCAGGGGCGGGTGCTGGTCGCCAATGCCCTGGGCAGCGGCGTACTGGAATCGCCGGGACTGCTGGGTTTTCTGCCAAGGATCAATCAATTCCTGTTCGGCGAAGAACTTATCCTGCCGTCCATTGCGACCTGGTGGTGCGGTGAAGCGCCGGTGCTCGCCCAGGCCTTGGAGAAGTTGCCGGAGTTACTGATCAAACCGGCATTCCCGTCCCAGAGCTTCGCGCCTGTGTTTGGCCGAGATCTGAGTGAAAAACAGCGTCAGGCGCTGGCTGAGCGCATGCAGGCGCGGCCTTACGCTTATGTCGCGCAAGAACTGGCGCAGCTGTCCCAGGCGCCGATCTGGCAGGCCGAGGACGGTCAACTGCAACCCCGGGCCATCGGCATGCGCGTGTACGCGGTGGCCAGTCGTGATGGTTATCGGGTGCTGCCCGGCGGCCTGACCCGTGTCGCCGCTGAAGCCGATGCCGAGGTGGTATCGATGCAGCGCGGTGGCGCGAGCAAGGACACTTGGGTGCTGGGTGAACGGGCGCCAAGCGGCGAACAATGGAAAACCCGGCGCACCATCGGTGTCCATGATCTGGTGCGGCGCGATCCGTATCTGCCGTCGCGGGTGGTCGAGAATTTGTTCTGGTTTGGTCGGTACTGCGAGCGTTGCGATGACAGTGCGCGGTTGCTGCGGGTCATGCTGGCGCGTTACGTCGATGGCGATGATCCGCAAGCGCTGGAAGCGGCGGTAGACCTTGGTGAACGCCTGAATCTGTTGCCCGAGGAAGGCGAGTTGCCGGAGCGTTTGCTGGCGGCGTTGCTCGGCGATGACTGGCCGTTCAGCTTGCGTTCCAACCTGCAACGACTGCAGTGGGCGGCCTCGCAAGTGCGCGGCAAGCTCTCCCGGGAAAACTGGCAGGCGCTGGTGGAATTGCAGCGCGAGGCCATGGAGCTGGAAACCGAAGAGCCGGATTTCGGCGAGTTGCTGGATTTCCTCAACCGCTTGGTGATGTCCCTGGCGGCGCTGTCCGGGTTTGCCCTGGACGACATGACTCGGGACGAAGGCTGGCGTTTCCTGATGATCGGCCGGCGCATCGAGCGTTTGCAGTTTCTCAGCAGCAGCCTCGCGGCATTCCTGCGCGGTGCCGGCGCCTTCGATCAAGCCGGGCTTGAGTGGCTGCTGGAGCTGGGCAACAGCAGCATCACCTACCGCTCGCGCTATCTGGCGGTGGCGCAGTTGATTCCGGTGCTCGACCTGTTGTTGCTGGATGAGCAGAACCCGCACGCGGTGCTGTTCCAGTTGAAACTGGTGACCCGCACATTGAAGCGCCTGAATGACGATTTCGGTGCGCCGCGAGAGGCGGGGCTGCCACGGTTGGTGGAGCGCTTGATGCACTTCGATCTGGGCTGCCTGGAGAACTCGCTGTTTGGCGAGGCCAGCGTTCACGCAGCGGTCGAGGGCCTGGCCGATTTGCTCCAAGAAATCGCCGATGCCAGCGGCCAGGTCTCGGATCGCCTGGCCTTGCGCCATTTTGCCCATGTCGATGATGTCAGCCAGCGCACGGTGTCCGTCTGA
- a CDS encoding DUF2126 domain-containing protein, with protein sequence MSIHVALHHVTHYRYDRAVELGPQIVRLRPAAHSRTRILSYALKVSPEQHFINWQQDPQGNYLARLVFPEKTDELRIEVDLLAEMAVFNPFDFFLEPYAEKIPFTYAADERKELAPYLETLPLTPKFKAYLDGIDRTPLPSVDFLVALNQRLSEDIGYLIRMEPGVQTPEHTLEHASGSCRDSAWLLVQLLRNLGLAARFVSGYLIQLTADVKSLDGPSGTEVDFTDLHAWCEVYLPGAGWIGLDATSGLFAGEGHIPLACSPDPGSAAPISGLVEPCECEFTHEMSVERIWEAPRVTKPYTEDQWLAIQALGRQIDADLLEGDVRLTMGGEPTFVSIDDPDGAEWNTAALGPDKRRLSAELFQRMRKHYAPKGLVHFGQGKWYPGEQLPRWSLNCYWRRDGVPIWHNSALIADEQEDYGADGELAGRFLASVAERLKIPTRFVFPAYEDNFYYLWREGTLPLNVSAEDSRLEEPLERARLRKVFGQGLDKVIGQVLPLARTAKGDQWQSGRWYLRDEHCRLVPGDSPLGYRLPLGSQPWVKAAEYPFIYPNDPNQEFPALPDTQQLNSPGTPAEAIERDIEIDESADWLTRTAFCAEARDGRLYLFMPPLERVEDYLELVTAIEATAQELHCPVLLEGYEPPSDPRLSNFRITPDPGVIEVNVQPSATWDELVERTEFLYEEARQTRLTTEKFMIDGRHTGTGGGNHFVLGGATPADSPFLRRPDLLRSLISYWHNHPSLSYLFSGLFIGPTSQAPRVDEARNDSLYELEIAFAQMPKPGEECAPWLVDRLLRNLLIDVTGNTHRAEFCVDKLYSPDGTTGRLGLLELRAFEMPPHARMSLAQQLLLRALVARFWREPYAPPKLARWGTELHDRFLLPHFIEQDFADVIVDLNAAGYPVRAEWFAAHLEFRFPKVGDYAVSGIELEVRQALEPWHVLGEEGAVGGTVRYVDSSLERLQVKVTGLAPQRYLLTCNGIPVPLQPTGRVGEFVAGVRFRAWQPFNCLQPTIPVHAPLVFDLLDTWMERSLGGCQYHVAHPGGRNYDSLPVNANEAESRRMARFFRIGHTPGKLPIPNVTINDELPMTLDLRRF encoded by the coding sequence GTGTCGATTCATGTCGCATTGCATCACGTCACGCATTACCGCTACGACCGCGCCGTCGAGCTCGGTCCGCAGATCGTTCGCCTGCGCCCGGCAGCCCACAGTCGCACGCGGATTTTGTCCTATGCGCTGAAAGTCTCGCCCGAGCAGCATTTCATCAACTGGCAGCAAGACCCCCAGGGCAACTACCTGGCACGCCTGGTGTTCCCGGAGAAAACCGATGAGCTGCGGATCGAAGTCGATCTGCTGGCGGAAATGGCGGTATTCAATCCGTTCGATTTCTTCCTTGAGCCCTACGCGGAAAAGATCCCGTTTACCTACGCCGCCGATGAGCGCAAGGAACTGGCGCCGTACCTTGAAACCTTGCCCCTGACGCCGAAGTTCAAGGCCTATCTGGACGGCATCGACCGCACGCCGCTGCCCAGCGTGGATTTCCTCGTCGCGCTCAACCAGCGCTTGAGCGAAGACATCGGTTACCTGATCCGCATGGAGCCCGGTGTTCAAACCCCCGAACACACCCTCGAACACGCCTCCGGTTCCTGCCGCGATTCGGCGTGGCTGCTGGTGCAATTGCTGCGCAACCTCGGGCTGGCGGCGCGTTTCGTCTCTGGCTACCTGATCCAGCTCACCGCCGACGTCAAAAGCCTCGACGGTCCCTCGGGTACCGAAGTGGACTTCACCGACCTGCACGCCTGGTGCGAGGTCTACTTGCCCGGCGCCGGCTGGATCGGCCTGGACGCGACGTCAGGGCTGTTTGCCGGTGAAGGACACATTCCGTTGGCGTGTAGTCCCGATCCGGGCTCTGCGGCACCGATCAGTGGCTTGGTGGAACCGTGCGAGTGCGAATTCACCCACGAAATGTCCGTGGAGCGGATTTGGGAAGCGCCACGGGTTACAAAGCCCTACACCGAAGACCAGTGGCTGGCGATCCAGGCGCTGGGTCGGCAGATCGATGCCGACCTGCTGGAAGGCGACGTGCGCTTGACCATGGGTGGCGAACCGACCTTCGTCTCCATCGACGACCCGGACGGCGCGGAATGGAACACCGCCGCCCTCGGCCCGGACAAGCGTCGGCTGTCTGCCGAACTGTTCCAGCGCATGCGCAAACACTACGCACCCAAAGGCCTGGTGCATTTCGGCCAGGGCAAGTGGTATCCCGGCGAACAACTGCCGCGTTGGTCGCTGAACTGCTACTGGCGTCGGGACGGCGTGCCGATCTGGCACAACAGCGCGCTGATTGCCGATGAGCAGGAAGACTACGGTGCCGATGGCGAACTGGCCGGGCGTTTTCTCGCGAGTGTCGCCGAACGCCTGAAAATTCCGACACGCTTTGTGTTCCCGGCCTACGAAGACAATTTCTATTACCTCTGGCGCGAAGGCACTTTGCCGCTGAACGTCAGCGCCGAAGATTCACGCCTGGAAGAACCGTTGGAGCGTGCGCGCCTGCGCAAAGTGTTCGGCCAAGGTCTGGACAAGGTCATCGGCCAAGTTCTGCCGCTGGCGCGCACCGCCAAGGGCGATCAGTGGCAGAGCGGTCGCTGGTATCTGCGCGATGAACATTGCCGGTTGGTGCCGGGGGATTCGCCGCTGGGTTATCGCTTGCCGCTGGGGTCACAGCCTTGGGTGAAAGCCGCGGAATATCCGTTCATCTACCCTAACGACCCGAACCAGGAATTCCCGGCGCTTCCGGACACTCAGCAGTTGAACAGTCCAGGCACGCCTGCGGAAGCGATTGAACGGGATATTGAAATCGACGAATCCGCCGATTGGCTGACCCGCACCGCGTTCTGTGCCGAAGCGCGGGACGGCCGCTTGTACCTGTTCATGCCGCCCCTTGAGCGGGTCGAGGATTACCTGGAGCTGGTCACCGCCATCGAGGCCACGGCGCAGGAACTGCATTGCCCGGTGTTGCTGGAAGGCTATGAACCACCGAGCGATCCGCGCCTGAGCAATTTCCGCATCACCCCGGATCCGGGCGTGATTGAGGTCAACGTGCAGCCGTCCGCGACGTGGGACGAATTGGTTGAGCGCACCGAGTTTCTGTACGAAGAAGCGCGCCAGACCCGGCTGACCACCGAAAAATTTATGATCGATGGCCGGCACACCGGCACTGGCGGCGGTAACCATTTCGTACTGGGTGGCGCCACACCTGCCGATTCACCGTTCCTGCGGCGTCCGGACTTGCTGCGCAGCCTGATCAGTTACTGGCATAACCATCCGTCCTTGTCCTACCTGTTTTCCGGGTTGTTCATCGGCCCGACGTCCCAGGCGCCACGTGTGGACGAGGCGCGTAACGACTCGTTGTATGAACTGGAAATCGCCTTCGCACAGATGCCGAAACCGGGGGAAGAGTGCGCGCCGTGGCTGGTGGATCGGTTGTTACGCAACCTGTTGATCGATGTCACCGGCAACACTCATCGCGCCGAATTCTGCGTCGACAAACTCTATTCGCCGGACGGCACCACCGGGCGTCTCGGCTTGCTGGAATTGCGCGCCTTTGAAATGCCGCCCCATGCGCGCATGAGCCTGGCTCAGCAATTGTTGCTGCGGGCGCTGGTGGCGCGGTTCTGGCGCGAGCCTTATGCACCGCCGAAACTGGCACGCTGGGGCACTGAGCTGCACGATCGTTTCCTGTTGCCGCACTTTATCGAACAGGATTTCGCCGATGTGATCGTCGATCTCAACGCTGCCGGTTACCCGGTGCGCGCCGAGTGGTTTGCCGCGCATCTGGAATTCCGCTTTCCCAAGGTCGGCGATTACGCCGTCAGTGGCATCGAGCTGGAAGTACGCCAGGCCTTGGAGCCTTGGCATGTGCTGGGCGAGGAGGGCGCGGTCGGCGGGACGGTGCGTTATGTGGATTCGTCCCTGGAGCGCTTGCAGGTCAAAGTCACCGGCCTGGCGCCGCAACGTTATCTGCTGACCTGCAATGGCATTCCGGTGCCGTTGCAGCCGACCGGTCGGGTGGGAGAGTTCGTCGCAGGCGTGCGGTTCCGCGCCTGGCAACCGTTCAACTGCCTGCAACCGACCATCCCGGTCCACGCGCCACTGGTGTTCGACCTGCTCGATACTTGGATGGAGCGCTCGCTGGGTGGCTGTCAGTACCACGTCGCCCATCCGGGCGGGCGCAACTACGACAGCCTGCCGGTGAACGCCAACGAAGCAGAGAGCCGGCGAATGGCGCGTTTCTTCCGAATCGGACACACCCCTGGGAAACTTCCTATACCGAACGTGACGATTAACGACGAGCTGCCGATGACACTCGATTTGCGACGTTTCTAA
- a CDS encoding transglutaminase family protein yields MNARYQIFHDTHYHYDSPVSLAQQLAHLWPRPCTWQRCTAQALLISPDPTTRRDELDVFGNPLTRLAFERPHDELLVNAELTVEVLARPVLDFNLSPAWEETRNALTYSSQPLSPELLEACRYRFESPYVHLKRNFVDFSESCFPPGRPLLLGVQALMEKIFSEFTFDAEATQVATPLVEVLERRRGVCQDFAHLMLACVRSRGLAARYISGYLLTQPPPGQPRLIGADASHAWVSVFCPVLGWVDFDPTNNVQPALEHITLAWGRDFSDVSPLRGVILGGGNHDPEVRVTVMPLD; encoded by the coding sequence ATGAATGCCCGTTACCAGATTTTCCACGACACCCATTATCACTACGACAGCCCGGTGTCCCTGGCCCAGCAACTGGCGCACCTGTGGCCGCGCCCCTGCACCTGGCAGCGCTGCACCGCGCAGGCGTTGCTGATCAGCCCGGACCCGACGACCCGTCGCGATGAGCTGGACGTGTTCGGCAATCCGCTGACTCGACTCGCTTTCGAACGCCCCCACGATGAGCTGCTGGTGAATGCCGAACTCACCGTTGAAGTACTGGCCCGGCCGGTCCTGGATTTCAATCTGTCGCCGGCCTGGGAAGAAACCCGCAACGCGCTGACTTACAGCAGCCAGCCGCTTTCACCTGAGTTGCTGGAAGCCTGTCGTTATCGTTTCGAATCGCCGTACGTGCACTTGAAACGCAACTTCGTCGATTTCTCGGAAAGCTGTTTTCCTCCGGGACGGCCGTTGCTGCTGGGTGTTCAGGCGTTGATGGAGAAGATTTTCAGCGAGTTCACCTTCGATGCCGAGGCAACCCAGGTCGCCACGCCGCTGGTGGAAGTGCTGGAGCGTCGGCGTGGCGTCTGTCAGGACTTCGCGCACCTGATGCTCGCGTGCGTGCGCTCGCGCGGTCTGGCGGCGCGCTACATCAGCGGTTATCTGCTGACCCAGCCACCACCGGGCCAGCCGCGACTGATCGGCGCCGATGCGTCCCATGCCTGGGTGTCGGTGTTTTGCCCGGTGCTCGGTTGGGTGGATTTCGACCCGACCAACAATGTGCAACCGGCGCTGGAACACATCACCCTGGCCTGGGGCCGGGATTTTTCCGATGTGTCGCCGTTGCGCGGGGTGATTCTTGGCGGCGGCAATCATGACCCGGAAGTCCGAGTCACCGTGATGCCACTGGATTAA
- the dnaB gene encoding replicative DNA helicase — protein MNDISAPEQYDLQTAALKVPPHSIEAEQAVLGGLMLDNNAWERVLDQVSDGDFYRHDHRLIFRAIAKLADMNSPIDVVTLAEQLDKEGQTSQVGGLGYLGELAKNTPSVANIKAYAQIVRARATLRQLIGIASEIADSAFNPEGRTAEEILDEAERQIFQIAEARPKTGGPVSVNDLLTKAIDRIDTLFNTDNAITGLSTGYTDLDGMTSGLQPSDLIIVAGRPSMGKTTFAMNLVENAVLRSDKCVLVYSLEMPGESLIMRMLSSLGRIDQTKVRAGRLDDDDWPRLTSAVNLLNDRKLFIDDTAGISPSEMRARTRRLVREHGDVALIMIDYLQLMQIPGSGGDNRTNEISEISRSLKALAKEFNCPVVALSQLNRSLEQRPNKRPINSDLRESGAIEQDADVIMFVYRDEVYHPETEHKGIAEIIIGKQRNGPIGTSRLAFIGKYTRFENLAPGSYNFDDE, from the coding sequence ATGAACGATATCTCCGCTCCTGAGCAATACGATCTGCAAACTGCTGCCCTGAAGGTGCCGCCGCATTCCATCGAGGCCGAACAGGCCGTGCTCGGTGGTTTGATGCTGGACAACAACGCCTGGGAACGCGTGCTCGATCAAGTGTCGGACGGCGATTTCTATCGACATGACCACCGCCTGATCTTCCGTGCGATCGCCAAACTGGCGGACATGAACTCGCCAATCGACGTCGTGACCCTGGCCGAGCAATTGGACAAGGAAGGTCAGACCTCGCAAGTGGGTGGCCTCGGTTACCTCGGCGAACTGGCGAAAAACACGCCGTCCGTCGCCAACATCAAGGCGTATGCCCAGATCGTCCGTGCGCGGGCGACCTTGCGCCAACTGATCGGCATCGCCAGCGAGATTGCCGACAGCGCCTTCAACCCGGAAGGCCGCACCGCAGAAGAAATTCTCGACGAAGCCGAACGGCAAATCTTCCAGATCGCCGAGGCCCGGCCAAAAACCGGCGGCCCGGTGAGCGTGAATGATCTGCTGACCAAGGCCATCGACCGCATCGACACCTTGTTCAACACTGACAACGCCATCACTGGCCTGTCCACCGGCTACACCGACCTCGACGGGATGACCAGCGGCCTGCAGCCGTCCGACCTGATCATCGTCGCCGGCCGTCCGTCCATGGGTAAAACCACCTTTGCGATGAACCTGGTGGAAAACGCCGTGTTGCGCAGCGACAAGTGCGTCCTGGTCTACTCGCTGGAGATGCCAGGTGAATCGCTGATCATGCGTATGTTGTCGTCCCTGGGCCGTATCGACCAGACCAAGGTCCGGGCCGGTCGCCTCGATGACGACGATTGGCCGCGCCTGACCTCGGCGGTCAACCTGCTCAACGATCGCAAGTTGTTCATCGACGATACGGCGGGTATCAGCCCTTCAGAGATGCGCGCGCGGACCCGGCGCCTGGTGCGTGAGCACGGCGATGTCGCCCTGATCATGATCGACTACCTGCAATTGATGCAGATTCCAGGCTCCGGCGGCGACAACCGGACCAACGAGATTTCCGAAATCTCCCGTTCCTTGAAAGCCCTGGCCAAGGAGTTCAATTGCCCGGTGGTGGCGCTCTCGCAGCTCAACCGCTCCCTGGAGCAACGGCCGAACAAACGTCCGATCAACTCCGACCTCCGGGAATCCGGAGCGATCGAGCAGGATGCTGACGTAATCATGTTCGTGTACCGGGATGAGGTGTATCACCCGGAAACCGAGCACAAGGGCATCGCCGAGATCATCATCGGTAAACAGCGGAACGGTCCGATCGGTACGTCGCGACTGGCGTTCATCGGTAAATACACCCGCTTCGAAAACCTCGCGCCGGGCAGCTACAACTTCGACGACGAGTGA
- a CDS encoding YgiQ family radical SAM protein, producing MQAAKPLFDYPKYWAECFGPAPFLPMSREEMDQLGWDSCDIIIVTGDAYVDHPSFGMAIIGRLLESQGFRVGIIAQPNWQSKDDFMKLGEPNLFFGVAAGNMDSMINRYTADKKIRSDDAYTPGGLAGKRPDRASLVYSQRCKEAYKNVPIVLGGIEASLRRIAHYDYWQDRVRNSILIDASADILLYGNAERAIVEVAQRLSYGHKIEDITDVRGTAFIRRDTPKDWYEVDSTRIDRPGKVDKIINPYVNTQDTQACAIEQEKGPLDDPEEAKVVQILASPKMTRDKTVIRLPSVEKVRGDAVLYAHANRVLHLETNPGNARALVQKHGEVDVWFNPPPIPMTTEEMDYVFGMPYARIPHPAYGKEKIPAYDMIRFSVNIMRGCFGGCTFCSITEHEGRIIQNRSEESIIREIEEIRDKVPGFTGVISDLGGPTANMYRIACKSPEIESACRKPSCVFPGICPNLNTDHSSLIQLYRSARALPGVKKILIASGLRYDLAVESPEYVKELVTHHVGGYLKIAPEHTEEGPLNQMMKPGIGSYDKFKRMFEKYSKEAGKEQYLIPYFIAAHPGTTDEDMMNLALWLKGNGFRADQVQAFYPSPMATATAMYHSGKNPLRKVTYKSDAVTIVKSEEQRRLHKAFLRYHDPKGWPMLREALTRMGRADLIGPGKNQLIPLHQPATDSYQSARRKNSTPAGSHKVAGEKTTKILTQHTGLPPRASDGGNPWDKREQAKAAAFARNQQAAKERKDAAKGKGPKPARKPVVPR from the coding sequence ATGCAAGCAGCCAAGCCGTTATTTGACTATCCCAAGTACTGGGCCGAATGTTTCGGGCCAGCGCCATTCCTGCCCATGAGCAGGGAGGAGATGGATCAGCTTGGCTGGGATTCCTGCGACATCATCATCGTCACCGGCGATGCGTACGTTGACCATCCGTCGTTCGGCATGGCGATCATTGGCCGGCTGCTGGAGTCGCAAGGCTTCCGCGTCGGGATCATTGCCCAGCCGAACTGGCAGTCCAAAGACGACTTCATGAAGCTCGGCGAGCCGAACCTGTTCTTCGGTGTCGCGGCCGGCAACATGGATTCGATGATCAACCGCTACACCGCCGACAAGAAAATCCGCTCCGATGACGCCTACACCCCTGGTGGCCTGGCGGGCAAACGTCCGGATCGTGCGAGCCTGGTCTACAGCCAGCGCTGCAAGGAAGCCTATAAAAACGTGCCGATCGTCCTCGGTGGCATCGAAGCTTCCCTGCGCCGCATCGCCCACTACGATTACTGGCAGGACCGGGTACGCAACTCGATCCTGATCGACGCCAGCGCCGACATTCTGCTGTACGGCAACGCCGAGCGTGCGATTGTCGAAGTCGCCCAGCGTCTGTCCTACGGTCACAAGATCGAAGACATCACCGACGTGCGCGGCACCGCGTTCATCCGTCGTGACACGCCGAAAGACTGGTACGAAGTCGATTCCACGCGTATCGACCGTCCGGGCAAGGTCGACAAGATCATCAACCCGTACGTGAACACCCAGGACACCCAGGCCTGCGCCATCGAGCAGGAAAAGGGGCCGCTTGACGATCCGGAAGAAGCCAAAGTCGTGCAGATTCTGGCCAGCCCGAAGATGACGCGCGACAAGACTGTGATTCGTCTGCCGTCGGTTGAGAAAGTCCGTGGCGACGCCGTTCTTTATGCTCACGCCAACCGCGTGCTTCACCTCGAAACCAACCCGGGCAACGCCCGTGCGCTGGTGCAGAAGCATGGCGAAGTCGACGTCTGGTTCAACCCGCCGCCGATTCCGATGACCACCGAAGAAATGGACTACGTGTTCGGCATGCCTTACGCACGGATTCCGCATCCGGCGTACGGCAAGGAAAAGATTCCGGCCTACGACATGATCCGTTTCTCGGTGAACATCATGCGTGGCTGCTTCGGCGGCTGCACGTTCTGCTCGATCACCGAGCACGAAGGCCGGATCATCCAGAACCGTTCCGAAGAGTCGATCATTCGCGAAATCGAAGAGATCCGCGACAAGGTGCCAGGCTTCACCGGCGTCATTTCCGACCTCGGCGGCCCGACCGCGAACATGTACCGCATCGCCTGCAAGAGCCCGGAAATCGAATCCGCGTGCCGCAAGCCATCGTGCGTGTTCCCTGGCATCTGCCCGAATTTGAACACCGACCACTCGTCGCTGATCCAGCTCTATCGCAGCGCCCGTGCCTTGCCGGGTGTGAAGAAGATCCTGATTGCTTCCGGCCTGCGCTACGACCTCGCGGTCGAGTCGCCGGAATACGTCAAGGAACTGGTAACTCACCACGTCGGTGGCTACCTGAAGATCGCCCCGGAACACACCGAGGAAGGTCCGCTCAACCAGATGATGAAGCCGGGCATTGGCAGCTATGACAAGTTCAAGCGCATGTTCGAGAAGTATTCCAAGGAAGCCGGGAAAGAGCAGTACCTGATTCCGTACTTCATCGCCGCCCACCCGGGCACCACCGATGAAGACATGATGAACCTGGCCCTGTGGCTCAAGGGCAACGGCTTCCGCGCCGACCAGGTGCAGGCGTTCTACCCGTCGCCGATGGCCACCGCCACCGCGATGTACCACTCGGGCAAGAACCCGCTGCGCAAGGTCACTTACAAGAGCGACGCCGTGACCATCGTCAAGAGCGAAGAGCAGCGTCGTCTGCACAAGGCGTTCTTGCGTTACCACGACCCGAAAGGCTGGCCGATGCTGCGTGAAGCGCTGACCCGTATGGGCCGCGCCGACCTGATCGGGCCGGGCAAGAACCAGTTGATCCCGCTGCATCAGCCAGCGACCGACAGCTACCAGAGCGCCCGTCGCAAGAACTCGACGCCGGCTGGCAGCCATAAAGTGGCAGGCGAGAAGACCACCAAGATTCTGACCCAGCACACCGGCCTGCCGCCGCGTGCCAGCGATGGTGGCAACCCGTGGGACAAGCGTGAACAGGCCAAGGCTGCGGCGTTCGCCCGCAATCAGCAAGCTGCCAAGGAGCGTAAGGACGCGGCCAAAGGCAAAGGGCCCAAGCCTGCGCGCAAACCGGTTGTGCCGCGCTAA
- a CDS encoding NUDIX hydrolase, translating into MFPVSIKGVLQSPEGLVVLMLNERDEWELPGGRIELGETAPDCLAREIAEELDVEVGVGEPLDSYLFEVIPGKHVFISTYRCQLLGGFVPKVSHEHKEIGLFDPANLPANLPKGYRDSIHKALGL; encoded by the coding sequence ATGTTCCCGGTTTCAATCAAAGGCGTCCTGCAGTCCCCCGAAGGCCTTGTCGTGCTGATGCTCAACGAGCGTGACGAATGGGAATTACCTGGCGGGCGAATCGAGCTGGGCGAGACGGCACCGGACTGCCTGGCACGGGAGATTGCCGAGGAGCTGGACGTCGAAGTGGGGGTGGGGGAGCCGCTGGATTCGTATCTGTTCGAGGTGATCCCCGGCAAACACGTATTTATCTCGACCTACCGCTGCCAGTTGCTGGGCGGATTTGTGCCGAAAGTCAGTCATGAACACAAGGAGATCGGGCTGTTTGATCCGGCGAATCTGCCGGCCAACTTGCCCAAGGGGTATCGCGATTCGATTCACAAAGCGTTGGGCCTGTGA